A single Arcanobacterium canis DNA region contains:
- a CDS encoding ABC transporter permease, with protein MSEVETTDVASGAADTVTHSRRREKKSGGSFWTYVLLRFLLIFPTIFILLTVVFFLMRSTGDPITAALGGRLPADQLAERVHAAGYDRPLIVQYGDYLAGVFTGDFGTTFTDNRPVTEILSTYGMATFELVAYAIVVALVIGVPLGMIAARFRDRWPDAVLRIFAILSYATPVFFVGLMLKLIFSVHGGWLPASGRASNAGELTMASIQNPTGLYLLDALRLGDTALAGDVLIHAILPAIALGLLMAGVFLRLIRTNLIGTLEQPYIESARSRGVSEARLVTAHGLRPALIPVITVMGMQIATSLGGAVLTETTFEWKGLGFKLAEYMASRDYVAVQGIVMLVAVIVALMNFIVDIIAALIDPRVRY; from the coding sequence GTGAGTGAGGTTGAGACTACCGACGTCGCAAGCGGCGCCGCAGACACAGTGACACACAGCAGACGCCGTGAGAAAAAATCTGGCGGTTCGTTCTGGACCTACGTATTGTTGCGTTTTTTGCTGATTTTCCCCACGATCTTCATCCTGCTGACAGTGGTGTTTTTCCTGATGCGATCCACAGGTGATCCCATCACCGCAGCGCTTGGCGGACGGCTACCCGCTGACCAACTCGCCGAGCGTGTCCACGCCGCTGGCTATGATCGTCCCCTGATCGTTCAATACGGTGACTACCTTGCGGGTGTCTTTACTGGTGATTTCGGGACGACGTTTACGGATAACAGGCCGGTCACCGAAATTCTGTCCACATACGGGATGGCCACCTTTGAGCTTGTTGCCTATGCAATCGTTGTGGCACTTGTGATTGGCGTGCCATTGGGAATGATCGCCGCCCGTTTCCGTGACCGTTGGCCGGATGCTGTGCTGCGAATTTTTGCCATTCTGTCATATGCGACGCCAGTGTTTTTTGTGGGGCTCATGCTCAAGTTGATCTTTTCCGTCCACGGTGGTTGGCTTCCGGCGTCGGGGCGCGCATCGAATGCTGGCGAGCTGACGATGGCTTCGATCCAGAACCCCACGGGGCTGTATTTGCTCGACGCATTGCGTCTAGGTGACACCGCTCTTGCTGGTGATGTCCTGATACATGCGATACTTCCGGCGATTGCTCTTGGCTTGCTCATGGCCGGCGTGTTTTTGCGCCTGATCCGCACGAACCTCATCGGAACTCTTGAACAGCCATACATCGAATCTGCGCGCTCGCGCGGAGTGAGCGAGGCCCGTCTTGTCACAGCTCACGGACTACGGCCTGCGCTGATCCCCGTGATCACCGTGATGGGAATGCAAATCGCGACGTCGCTGGGCGGGGCTGTGCTGACCGAAACGACGTTCGAGTGGAAAGGCCTTGGCTTTAAGCTTGCCGAATACATGGCGTCGCGCGATTATGTGGCGGTTCAAGGCATCGTCATGCTCGTGGCAGTGATCGTTGCGTTGATGAACTTCATTGTCGATATTATTGCCGCCCTTATCGATCCGAGAGTGAGGTACTGA
- a CDS encoding ABC transporter ATP-binding protein/permease produces MAATESLTRAHGSWVDRLPLVRSVRRSYGIQRGMLVSGLIVTALMCLVAILAPVIAPYSLAQQGDGHGAFGSLRPPSARNWLGTTVSGFDVFSRVIWGSQTALGVIVLAVAASCVIGVVLGLVSGYLGGWFDRVAVVIADAVYAFPSLLLAIALSIVISGGQSSAIGGTVAAAGSIAVVFIPQYFRVIRAEAVRLKSEPFVQSAKVLGVSAPTIMFRHVLRNATRTLPLIVTLNCSEAILTLAGLGFIGFGIEPTAAAEWGYDLNRSLADVTSGIWWTSLFPGVAIVLAVLGITLVGESLNDLADPRLRTRRAARAPAARADGVASTSVDESRLNVTDLSVTFPTDDGDVQAARNVSLSIAPGEILALVGESGSGKSVTSRAILSLLPSGAVASGTIVIDGDNVVGLRGEKLRQLRGGKAAMVFQEPSVSLNPVFPIWWQMGEGLRAHNRTISRKEIKKSAIRALETVGIDDAEQAIFSYPHEFSGGQKQRIMIAMALAMGAKLIIADEPTTALDVTVQGEILDLLRDIRDRYNTSILLITHNMGVVADLADSVAVMRNGEIIERASAGELFAHPEQPYTRDLLAAVPRLGQPVTQANVLPASCDHGEQQAIVAAQGLEVTYPGRLGAPAFQAVRGVDFSIAPSEVFGLVGESGSGKSTIGRAIAGLEEVTGGSLRVFGTQMRGVKERDLRPLRKDIGFVFQDPSLSLNPQLTIGDAIGEPMAVHRADMSEAERHRRVNELLEAVRLPSSFATRFPHELSGGQRQRVSFARALALEPQLVIADEPTSALDVSVQATVLELFTQLQREYGFACVFITHDLAVVDMVADRIGVLRRGQMVESGSSAQILHDPRHPYTRKLIASLPVPDPVEQAKRRQMRTQSRSSR; encoded by the coding sequence ATGGCTGCAACTGAATCTCTCACCCGTGCGCATGGCTCATGGGTAGATCGTCTGCCGTTGGTGAGAAGTGTTCGCCGATCATACGGTATCCAACGTGGAATGTTGGTATCTGGTCTGATTGTGACCGCTCTGATGTGCCTTGTGGCGATCCTTGCGCCAGTGATCGCACCCTACTCACTTGCGCAACAAGGCGACGGGCACGGTGCATTTGGTTCGCTGCGCCCTCCGTCGGCTCGTAACTGGCTGGGAACCACTGTGTCGGGTTTCGATGTGTTCTCCCGTGTGATTTGGGGTTCTCAAACTGCACTGGGTGTGATCGTTCTCGCGGTGGCTGCCTCATGCGTCATTGGTGTTGTGCTGGGACTGGTCTCGGGCTACCTGGGGGGATGGTTCGACCGCGTGGCTGTGGTCATCGCTGACGCTGTGTATGCGTTCCCCTCGTTGCTCCTGGCGATTGCCTTATCGATCGTCATTTCTGGTGGTCAGTCTAGTGCAATCGGTGGAACCGTGGCCGCTGCCGGTTCGATCGCAGTGGTCTTTATTCCACAGTATTTCCGGGTGATTCGCGCCGAAGCGGTGCGATTGAAATCAGAACCCTTCGTTCAAAGCGCCAAAGTGCTCGGCGTTTCTGCGCCCACGATCATGTTCCGACACGTTTTGCGCAACGCCACTCGCACTCTGCCCCTGATTGTCACGCTCAACTGCTCCGAAGCGATTTTGACTCTTGCGGGTTTGGGCTTCATCGGTTTTGGAATTGAGCCCACAGCCGCTGCCGAATGGGGGTATGACCTCAACCGCTCACTGGCTGATGTCACTTCTGGCATCTGGTGGACTTCTCTTTTTCCCGGTGTCGCAATTGTGTTGGCGGTTTTGGGGATCACGCTGGTGGGTGAATCTCTCAACGACCTCGCTGACCCGCGTCTGCGCACCCGGCGGGCGGCGCGTGCGCCGGCCGCACGCGCTGACGGTGTTGCCTCGACGTCGGTGGATGAATCGCGTCTGAACGTCACTGACCTCTCGGTGACGTTCCCTACCGACGACGGTGATGTGCAGGCAGCTCGCAACGTGTCACTCTCTATCGCTCCAGGGGAGATCCTTGCTCTTGTGGGAGAGTCCGGTTCTGGAAAATCAGTGACCTCGCGTGCCATTCTGTCCCTCTTACCGTCAGGGGCTGTGGCCTCAGGCACAATCGTCATCGACGGTGACAACGTGGTGGGATTACGCGGGGAAAAGCTGCGCCAGTTGCGCGGAGGAAAAGCAGCAATGGTGTTCCAAGAACCCTCGGTGTCACTGAACCCGGTCTTCCCGATCTGGTGGCAGATGGGGGAGGGACTGCGCGCACATAACCGCACAATCTCGCGCAAAGAGATCAAAAAGAGTGCCATTCGTGCCCTTGAAACAGTGGGAATCGACGACGCCGAACAGGCGATTTTCTCCTATCCTCACGAATTTTCGGGCGGACAGAAACAACGCATTATGATCGCGATGGCATTGGCGATGGGTGCCAAGCTTATTATTGCCGATGAACCAACGACAGCTCTCGACGTGACGGTTCAAGGCGAAATCCTCGATCTTCTTCGTGACATTCGCGACCGCTACAACACTTCGATCCTCCTCATCACGCACAACATGGGCGTGGTTGCTGATCTGGCTGACTCTGTGGCGGTGATGAGGAACGGCGAGATCATCGAGCGTGCCAGTGCTGGTGAACTTTTCGCGCACCCCGAACAGCCCTATACTCGCGATCTCCTCGCCGCTGTGCCGCGTTTGGGCCAACCTGTTACCCAGGCGAATGTTCTGCCTGCGTCTTGTGATCACGGTGAGCAGCAGGCGATTGTCGCTGCCCAGGGGCTTGAGGTGACTTATCCTGGCAGACTCGGAGCGCCAGCTTTTCAGGCTGTGCGGGGAGTCGATTTTTCGATTGCACCATCAGAAGTGTTCGGTTTGGTGGGCGAATCTGGGTCAGGAAAATCCACCATTGGACGCGCCATCGCAGGTCTCGAAGAGGTCACAGGTGGATCGTTGCGCGTTTTTGGTACGCAGATGCGTGGGGTGAAGGAACGCGACTTGCGTCCACTGCGCAAAGATATTGGTTTTGTTTTCCAAGATCCGTCCCTCTCTCTCAATCCGCAACTGACCATTGGGGACGCCATCGGTGAACCAATGGCAGTGCATCGAGCAGACATGAGCGAAGCGGAGCGTCACCGTCGGGTCAACGAACTTCTTGAAGCTGTCCGTTTACCTTCGTCGTTTGCCACGCGCTTCCCGCATGAACTTTCTGGTGGTCAACGTCAGCGTGTGTCCTTTGCTCGCGCCCTCGCACTCGAACCGCAACTGGTGATTGCCGACGAGCCGACATCTGCTCTTGATGTGTCTGTCCAGGCAACGGTTCTTGAACTTTTCACGCAGTTGCAACGCGAATACGGCTTTGCGTGTGTGTTTATTACACATGACCTCGCTGTGGTGGATATGGTTGCTGACCGCATTGGTGTTCTGCGCCGAGGGCAGATGGTGGAAAGCGGATCGAGCGCACAGATACTGCACGATCCACGTCACCCCTACACGCGCAAGCTCATCGCATCCTTGCCGGTGCCTGACCCTGTTGAACAAGCCAAACGACGGCAAATGCGCACGCAGAGCCGCTCATCACGCTAA